In the genome of Impatiens glandulifera chromosome 6, dImpGla2.1, whole genome shotgun sequence, the window GTTGAAACAAGCAGTAAAACATTCTATTTGAATGTAAATTCTCCtttaagtattaaaaaaaccatgttcatatcatttaattttactGATAGACTTTTAGCAAATAAGTTAAACAGTTGATTTCATTCACTTCCATCACCGGATGGATACAAACACAAACTCAGACTGAAAATTCTTTTGACAACTCAAGACTCCCACGaagataattattatgattattattaagGCTGTTTCTGCGAACCTCTTCTTAGCCGGAAATGTCAATTGACTTCACCTCCGGCTTGTTCTCGGGCTCCTTTGGCACGGTCACCTTGAGGACGCCGTTCTCCATGGTCGCCTTTATCTGCTCCATCTTGGCATTCTCCGGCAACCTGAACCGGCGCTGGAACTTTCCGCTGCTCCGCTCCAGCCGATGCCACTTATCGGTCTTCTCTTCCTGTTCTTTGTTCCTCTCCCCGCTGATCTGAAGAACCCGATCTTCTTCGACCTCCACTTTGACCTCGTCCTTCTTCAGCCCAGGTAAGTCTGCCGTAAACACGTGAGCCTCCGGCGTTTCCTTCCAATCGATTCTGGCGGCTGCGAAGGCCGAGGTCTCGCGGTGAGAGGAATTGGAGGAGGAGAAAGGGATTAATCCTGATTCGAAGGTCGAATCCCAGAGGTCTTGAGAGAAGGGATCGAAGAAGACGTTGCTTTGTCGACCACCAAAAATGCTCGGAATTAAGGCCATCTCTGTACGTGCCGATTATCTTGAAAATTCTTAGAAAGCTTTCtttgtacaaatatatatatatatcacttcaATACTCTGCACTTCACTTGGCCTTTGATCGGCTGCGTGCTAGTGCATTTAAAAGCCGGGAGACACAATTCTAGTAACTTCGAGGGCTATCTCACATGGCCTAGAGATCTAATCATCATAGAACACGTGTACGAACACGATGATCTCtctattctatattttatataccatgttaaaaaaattaatcaaatcaaataattttaatgaaaaacatcattttattttataatttgaatatatatatatatatatatattttcgatttaaaaataatgataaaaaaacatatatttattaaattattttataaatattaaattaaataaatcaatattataggatcaaataataatgtaaaaaataaatcacataactgaataattatagtataataaaaaaaatataaataaattaaaaatattattttaattgaataatataaaccTGTCAAAAATTTACAGAacatcaataaataatttaacttattttaaatatatttataatattaattctataatcttttaaataacaatttaaaattaaataaaaaataattgacaaaaaaaaaaataacagtaAACTAGTTATAATATGATAGTCAAAtgaattttacatattttgtatgtgtttatcatttttgtcaaatatttttattaccattttcaaattataacataattgttaaaatgtgattataaaatattcatattttttcagAAAAGTTCGAGATTCGTGAACTTTAACCTTATTTTGtatgttaaaatttttttaaattgataattattttaaataattcctcatagattttgaattaattaatttgggtttaagtttaaaaatttttagatttattataatcaaattaaaattttatttatggataatttttgataaattaattaaaaataattattttaacagattatttatttgaaactgaactaattaatttttttttaaattaataaaaaaaggcatacgtgtacaaacatatttttaggCAGAATTTTTTCAATTCATTGATCGGTGATACTCAGAAAAAAGATTTCACATTttatcctccgtacccgttttaaaaacgatctctattaataaatttggttttgaaaatcggttgtataacatttattttaaccgattattcttccggtcctaaaTATGcttatgtttttgtgtattaaaaaaattataacaacaattatttaaatgctggtacttgttgttgatgatgactaAGGAAGAAAATACTTAAAGAACATAAGTTTAAAAGACagtagagtttaaaaataaatcataaacgagcctttatcaaaatatttttgtgaaaatatcccaaaaatattttgaaatcagtatctattttttttcggaatttttagtaaataatttgaggttccaaaattacaaaaaataattttggaatttgaaaattggaaccaaacatgtcttaggaccggtgtcctaTGTCTTAGGTTCCTTTTCCTCGGTCGGGGATAAAAAGGCCCCGATCCTATTCGAGTACCCCTCTATCTAGGTTCATGATCCTCGGTGAAGGTGCGAAAGTCTCTCGGTTGGGGGTACTAAGGTCTCTCGGTCCTTGTCTAGAATTCTCGGTCCAAATTCAGGAGTATTCGACCAGGTGTGAGACTCATTAATCCTAGGTTCACTTTCTTGGTCGAATGTAAAAATCCTCAGCCGAACCTCTCAGTCTTGGCTGAAAAATCTtgatcggacctctcggtcctagcaaAAATTTATCGATCAGACCTCTCGGACTTGACCGAAGATCTTTAGTCGGATCTCTTGGTCCTGGTCGGACGTATGGGTGggaaaattattgatattataggtatatcgaaaatattgtaccgtaatatatcaaaaatatcgatttttaaggtataccaaaaaaatgtaaggtatggtatcgataccgaaattattatttgtatggtaaatgtattagatttttaaaattttggtatatcgagatatacttaaataatatttataaattaatatatataatacttataaggaaataaatatatttaatattaatttaattatagaaacataatttttcaaaataaaatcaaaatataattatattataatattattcaatatatgttaTCTATAGACGATAAGATTGAAAAGAGATTCAACCAAACTTTTAATCTCTTGAAACGGTGCAAATGAGTAAAACTAAATACCCAATCCTTTCAATTACTATCAAGGATAATTTTACAATGTCATCCTCAACGGTTGTTAGTGAGTCTAGAGTAAAAGGATAATTGATCTTTTTAAGAgaaatttaatcttaaaatgGTGGAGGTATTAGTGTGCACAAATGATTGATTAAAATGAGATGAATTCAACTTATGAAAATATACTACATATGATGAACTTGAATTGTTCAatgaaaatgaacaaattaaaaagaGCGAAATGGGCGGTGGAGAAGTTCGAACGATCCCATGACTGTAAATAGTGGTCCTTTTGGCAAAGCAAGGAGAAGATAAATAAGTGAGTAGGCATGTTTTAAGGTAAAACAAATATGCATCCAAATGCAGCGACCGGTTCGAAACAAAGGAGGAAGAATGCTTTTTCTCAAGGTTTTTGGAAGAATTGCAAAGGAAAGCATTTTGCACAATGGGAAGCCAAACGCTAAGGAAAAAAAGAAGCCAAATGTTAAACCCTAATTACAGATAAACCAATTTCGGGTTTACCCTAAGTTGCGATCCACACTTAatcaattaatcaaaataaaacacgttcaaaaaatatataacacacagtttttttattttaactataaaatattatatacacaATCAATTCACTTAGATATACGATTGGGCTACCCTAAgaatatgacaaaaaaaaaaggtttgttAAGATGTTTTGGAATTGAGATACCTCGTGACGCCCTAATCGGTTTTTTTATGTGGATCATGAAAAATTTGGTTAGTTTTTGATAATAGGTATTTTACTTCTCATACATGGCATTTAGTTTGAAATGTCTCCTTATACACTAACTTGTTTAATAAAACtctttatacatttattattatttgattttgctCATTTCTTATTTACACGGTCAACATTTTTTTACACATAAACAAAGGAGGTGCTTATGTgaaattacacatttttttaattacaaacaaaatattattatttttattattaaatttaagcataaatatttcagtttctTTCTCTAACTTCTTTCTCTCTATgtcatttttcataattaaataacacaaaacttctctattgtattttttacaaaaataaaaattctagtCATTTCTTCTTCTCGAGCCAAAGTAGACTTTCACCGACGATTGTTAAACTTTAGGCATAGCATGTTTCATACAACCATTATAGTCTTAAGTTGATCTAAATGTTTTAGACCTTCACCATGTGGGAATCTTATATCGTGGAGTGGAAGGCTAAAAACACCAAGAATATGAATATTGATTCTAACTCTCCACAATTGTCCATAATTTCTCATGTTAATGGAAATATTTGACTGTTTTCATCCTTCCCATTAGACTGCCTTTAcacatgatttaaaaaaaataaacatcaacTCCAATGCAACATGCTTTCCAGCCTCTTTTACAACCATTCAGTGTCGTTCCTGAGATTTTTTAGGCCTTAGGCGAAAGCACGAAATTGAGGCCATACGCATAAACTTCACTTGTGTTTCACCGTTGATCTTCAATAACCTTCCAATATCTACAAAGATGCAACATAAATTGTCAACGAAAGTgaattcttcttgcatttttagatgcaaaatcattgataattgtatcgtaatcaatatattccaaaaaatctttttcaatacataaaatagcaagtccattcaatctatcttgagacatcgaagatcttagataaattttcaataattttaacacATTATCCACTGATTTTGAATAAACCAACCATTTCCTATCCCTTTCTTCTCCATTACTTAACTTTTGAGAATAGTGAAAATAAGAAAAGTAGGGTTACGAAATTGGGATTTTTGAGTCGACATAAAAGGGACGTACAacccaatatccataaaactcgaatATCCCGTCACCAATAACAGGGTATGCTTCCTGGGCCTCAAATTGGCATATGAAAAAGAGGCAACTAAGCTAGAAGTCATTGGTGACTCTAACTTGGTCATATCCCAAGCCAATGACATGTGGCAAGTGAAAGGAGAAAACATGAAACACTACCACACCCACTTGACTAAACTCATGAACAAATTCGATTAAGTATCATTGATTCATGCTACAAGATCCAAAATCGCTTTGCGGATGCTAGGTACTTTGGCAGCCTTGACTTAAAGGTTCTAAGCTCTTTTTCGTTTGTAGGCGATTATCCTGAGAGCAACCCTCCATTAAAGGTTTTTGAAGTAAAAGAATGTAAATAAACCCCATTAAAGCGAGGCATATAGCCATAAATTGAGAAAGGACACCTTAACATTACTTTTGTTAAAAAATGAGAGGTTTAAACTCATGCTTTGGgaacaaaaaacccaaaaaatgaATTGTAATAAACTCCGAAAATCTctaaagattttgaaaaatgttcATGTATTAGTTAAGGTATTTAAATAACCCTTTGTGCTGACTCAGAGTCTAGTCTTCATTGCTACGACACAAGAGCAAAATGTACCAATTTTACAAGATACACTCCGGAACGAAAAATTAACACGGCTCAAGTGGTcaaggtattgaaatcaccatttgtggCCTACCCAATATCTGAATCTAGATTGCATATGGAAAATGCATGTATGTACTGATTCTACCACATATACCCACGAGCCaacaaaagagaaaataaaagaagagagaaaatggCATATTAAAACCCAAAGAAGAAAGTCAAAAGCCAATCCCAAATGTTTTTGCGATGAGTCGAACTTTCAAGAAATGTGGCTTAGGGCTgagcaaccaaaaataagttgcaTTCTTTTATCAAAAGGTCAGAATGACCTTCCTCGAGGattatgatcatttataatCGTTTGTATACGAGATCGAATTTATAGCCGATATCTGAAAATTTGGGGggaaaaatcttattttttgatgaaagaaaaatcatcacaaaggaCGTAAAAGATGTTCAAAACCTAGCTCTGAATACATTTTGAATCTGAAAACATCATGATTCATTTCAAAGGATCAAGGTTTATTCCaatctcaaaaaataaaagagataaacaaGGATATGACTtgggaaacaaaaaaaaatgtttctatcGCCGAATAAGTATCAAATTCCTATCGTACGAATAAGTACTCAACAAattcctatctctcgataggtgcTTTAATACAAAGCATATCTCCCAAATAGGTATTCCAAACCCTATCACTCAATAGATATTTAAGCCTTGTTTATCAATAATCACAACGATTATTTGTACATTCATGTTCAAatcctatctttcgataggtaatCCAAAATAGTCCTTTTCgaaatcctatattttgataggTACTCCAATGAAGTTTCATTCTCTAATATACTGTTCTGAACTTGTTCTTTGAAAAATTTTCTATTCCGAATTCCCTAAACATGAACGCCTATTTATTGATGGCAccatgatcatttatacatgatcattTCAACCACACATACGAGTATGTTTCACGGAATGTTTGTTAACTTCTGCAACAAACAATAAAGATACTTtgatcatatatacatgatcaCACAATAGTAAGTCTTATTAGGAAAGCTTGTTAGCTTTCTCACTAAGATATGTTTGTTGATAAGTCTCATGGTCATAAGTTTATGATCGCCATGAAATGTTACTTATTAGTAACCAAATGAAAGGCTACTAAATATTTCATGTTCTTTGCATTTCTCATAATAATAACCCTTAGTCATTTATACATGAATAAAACATGAATAATCTATTGATATTCAAGCTATACAggaattgatattttaataccTAGAATTATCGTTACtccatgaatttttttttttggaaacagcttagtgccatttcattaaaaaaaaacccaaatgagggaaaaaaatacaaaagtttaagatcagatctagacaatttctagatttgacaatgaaacaataattgaattacagacaataacaataatcaattagagcctacaacgtttttacttttattctacttgtaaccttctcaaacgaaatatctcatatctggcagagctttctattctcttcattcttttcgattcctctccaggattgaatgagtgcatttccatctgaagttacatctctccaaatatcttcagcgattctacttcttccactgtgagttcttgaatttctttcttttcagatattgtagattactactccaaaatagcatttcaacatacttacatagaatgatcttccttttgctttattcttcatccactcttggatttcttcccatattcctggaaagttgatgatgttcatgtttgcaacATACATcttccagatttgtattacaaaagagcattccccaaataaatggtttatgctttcctcaactcccgaacatataacacagttgatatcaggaatgtttatgtattttcgaattctgtcttttgttgtcaatcttttcctgtataccagccaaagaataaattggtgacgaggaataatctttggagaccataccacattatgtcaatctatctcttgtcctcttgttctaacaatttcccatgcctttcctgtaataaatttctcattgctttctattttccagcatatttcatcattattttcattgagttgcctctgcctcattaggtttaggattttatcaccttctggaatacgcctcaaaagtgaatcacatttaccttcatagacgtctctaaatgagtacttgatatattctcttctaactctgtttcattgcatttcttctttgaatatatgggaatattatccagccaagaatcatgccagaatagtacccctcttccatttccaattgtggttttcaccatttaaaaggcatcttttcttgtttttaggattttcttcaatgaccatgccattttttcattgatgcttcgtgtccagatactcttctcttctttcataaattttgtatgcacccatttgacccatagggagtccgtttttttctccaactcccataagctcttgatggtgagggctttgttcaattcaacacaacttttattcctagtccgccttcttctattggagtgcaaacatcctcccatttgactttttttcctcctctgccttgtgttccccagatgtaatctctcatgattctatcgagttcagccattactttctttcgggatgactatctgttgtgcccagtagccaataattccaaagatgactcttttaacgagctcgattctacctgcataagacagttttttcgtagcccaacccaagacagaatttctaaccttttctattagttgtctgaagtgattgtatcggagttgttttgttgacaggggtactccaaggtatttcactggtagttcaccttccttgattcccataatattgaatatgttttcttccctttcttcattaacccctccatagaaagcctgacttttgtcctcattgatgtatagacctgtaatactcgaaaagattgttagagcttctttgattatactaacagattcaacatccgtataagccacaaaaaatagatcatctgcaaaacatatatgggttattgcttcttctttgtagtatgggtgaaatttgaaataatgacttctcaaaagcatttttaaaatgcagtcaagaatttccattattaagacgaataggtaaggagatatagggtctccttgccttactcccctttcacccttgaaaaagcctccatgaataccattcacgctcacaacaaagtgaggagtggaaacacattgcataatccaatcaatgaaaataattggaaaacttgcagcaaggaggaattcgtggattgatccccatctgatcgagtcaaaagcttttttaatgtcaattttgaaagccacacgtggcgatatatttttcttgccatatccattcaataagctctacatgagtaggatgttatgggaaatagagcgtttgggaataaatgctaattgccctaatcctacaagtttatcaataactgttttcaaacgttgcgaaatgatttttaaataattttgtaaataacattgcagcatgaaataggacgaaagtcctgaattttttctggaattgaattcttaggaatcaaattcaacactgtgacgttccattgcttcaacattttcctgttttaGAAGAATTCTAAAAcccttcgcttacatctttacctactatttcccagttttctttgaagaagtttgcgttgaaaccatctggccctgggttttatcccctttcatcgaaaaTACAGCTTTTTTGACTTCTTCCATACTAactcttgtaatcaattggttaccactttcttcactgatttttctttgcacaatctgttgaagcaatctttgactgtcctctattattgtgcttgtttctgttccaatcagctctttgtagatacttattgcttcctcatgaactgtcttttgtccctgtaaaacatctccatttgagtttgtgagccttaggacctgatttctgaaattccttgatcaacattttttatagaaaaagaagtattcttgtctcctaatgaaagccaattttctctagatttttgcttagaaaaactttcctctttagaacagaggtctctgaatcgcgtaagagcctctttttcctcttctctgttataaggtagatttggggctcttagtgtcttgctttgtatttcctccAGTTTTGTTCTGTTttcctctactcttttagaaatcccacAATATTTTTTCCGGTCTAACTTATTTAGCTTCCCTTtcagtaatcttagtttctcacaaactctgaacatctttgttctattaattctgatgttccaagtttcattaaggatttcattaaattcttcatctttcatccagaagttgaagaacttaaagggtcttttctgttttttctccttctcccaaaagaatttgaaagggtagtgatcagagatacctggttgcaaaacctggatttggcttcttgggtaaaactccacccatttttcattcactaggcctctatcaattctactctttctcatgttgtccgCCCCTCTTGTAGTTGACCATAAAAATAGATTACCTGAGGAAGACGGTTCAATGCAGCTTATTACTCCATGAATTTTACGGATACTTGTCAAGTTCTGTAAAATAGGATTTTCAAGAATCATCCTTGTTAGGATAAACACAAAAAAAAGGATTTCCTAAAGAAACTCTTAGAAACACCTCGATGAATGTTATGTATAGCATAAACAAATCATTCCAACTGCGACACGCTACAAGTTCTATCTTTCCTAACTCCCTCATTATAAATTGAACAAGATAACTTATTGTTAGATGTCATAATCGAATAAACGTTTTCAAAAACTAGTTTGTTGTATTCTAACTCGATTCGAGAGGGACACtctataagcactaaaaatcaaCACTCcaattgataatattaaaataattattttaaatcatttttaaataaataagatcaaaataattattttgaaaccAAAGAAACGCGAGTCCGGGCCACAATGGAATGACTAACGCCCTATTAGTCAGGACGCTAACGGACCGCCCAAACGCAATGCCATTGGACAAAATGCAAACAGCACACCAAAATTCGCTCAACACGATGCCATTTTGAACGTCACCTTCGTCTCCAACGCGCTGGTGGAGTGGATAAGCTTTAAAGGTTCGTGTTGATCTTGTCTTTTTGGAACTAGACCTTGGTCCACCAAATTTATTGATTCAAAGTCTAGAATGATCAACCTACGATAGTGATCATTCTTCCTTAcaaaaatagggatgaatcatccctattctAGCCACTTGATCCAAGAATAGTTAAAAcaccattaatggcttttggatAATTTGATCCAATAGACTGGATAAACCGACTTAAGAATGCTATAAATAGTTTCCTTAAGTAATTCTGAAGTGAAGGAACCAACTCATAACCTCcaattcaaagaaaataaaaatcctccattaaagcttgaagcttttggatttttttgaatttttgttttagGCCTTAAATTTGGATCTGAGCATCCAAAAAGCTACCATAAGATTtaaagagtgttctccaatccttggtaaggttccaatcactCTTTAATTcctatttacaattttaatttgaaatttttatatttcaaattgcataatcTTATGTTTACTATTTATAGTGTTTTATTATTGGAAATCCATCCCTAGATGATTTAAAAAGTATTTGGATAGGATATAActgatcaatcgatctaaataataaaaaaccaaaattgaattttaaaaataaaaaaacaggtTTGctattcttgggttaattctATTGAATCACATCCCAGAAACATCCCAACTtgattataatgatgttgagaaactatttggatcatgtttgatcaaaatcgaaaattttaaaatgaattgaatttttttagttcattaattggtcaaaacgaacagctagtgttcttgttttgataccaatcaagtatatgttctATAAGAAAGCTATTGGGATATCACATgtcacttcaaaacaactttaaaattaaaaaacccgAATTTTTATCACAAagtattttgaacaaattgatcatcatccaggtcaatttataccttgagatgatgatcaacttgttcttgggagctttgtgaagctagcCAAACTTTTAGATCAAAGAATCATAcctaaaaatgaattaaaaaaactgCACTTTGTGTGTTTGAGGACCGAGGCTCGTtatcctaggaccgagaaaatcgaACCTAGGAttgagacctaggaccgatttTCTTGAGCAAACTGAGACCTGGGACCCATGTTCTTTAGCTAGGATTGAGAGATCCGACCGGAGATTTTTACATAGGACCGATACTccctaacctaggaccgagagtcctaacCCTATGATTCAGAGTTCTAACCTTGGGACCGAGTCTCCATAACCCTAGGACCAAGAGTCCTAACCCTAGGAACGAGAGTCCTAATattaggaccgagagtcctaacCCTAGAACCGAGAGTTCTAACCTTGGGACCGAAACTCCATAACCCTAGGACCAAGAGTTCTAACCTTGGGACCAAGATTCCTTAACACTATGACCAAGATTCCTATCCCAAGGACTGAGAGTTCTGACCTTAGGACCGAGATATctaaccttaggaccgagagcTTATAAACACAAGACCGAGAAACTTAGCCCCTAACCTATGACCGAAAGATTTATACACCTAGACTGGTAAGATCAACCAATGACCAAGAGTTTTTAGCACCTTGATCAAGGGACTTCGATCCTTAGACCGAAGATTCCGAGCCTTGAGCCAGAATGAGGGTCTTTTGATCTCGACCAATTGAAATGAACCCTAGACCTATGACTCCGGTTCTAGGGTCTTTAATAAatccaaaattaaatttataattttcggactccaaataatttctaaatatccagaaaaattagaaaatgcattttcaatatttttggg includes:
- the LOC124942696 gene encoding 18.1 kDa class I heat shock protein-like, yielding MALIPSIFGGRQSNVFFDPFSQDLWDSTFESGLIPFSSSNSSHRETSAFAAARIDWKETPEAHVFTADLPGLKKDEVKVEVEEDRVLQISGERNKEQEEKTDKWHRLERSSGKFQRRFRLPENAKMEQIKATMENGVLKVTVPKEPENKPEVKSIDISG